The following proteins are encoded in a genomic region of Pseudomonas sp. Os17:
- a CDS encoding SDR family oxidoreductase has translation MRLPETRAVLTGASGGIGLAITEALCASGARVLAVARHKEPLAHLLARYPDQLCWVSAELTFLSDRRKVLLAAEAIGGVNLLINAAGINHFAMLEQLDDAEINAMLAVNIGAPMCLTRLLLPLLQQAPSAMVVNVGSTYGSIGYPGYAAYCASKFALRGFSEALRRELADTRVNVLYVAPRATRTSMNSPAAQALNDALKSNVDDPQTVANAVLHAIAGDHRELYLGWPERFFVRLNSLLPNLVDRGLRKHLPLIRRLSIRSEREHEEP, from the coding sequence ATGCGTCTGCCTGAAACCCGCGCGGTGCTCACCGGCGCCAGTGGCGGCATCGGCCTGGCCATCACCGAGGCCCTGTGCGCCAGTGGTGCCCGGGTGCTGGCCGTGGCCCGGCACAAGGAGCCCCTGGCCCACCTGCTGGCGCGCTACCCCGACCAGCTGTGCTGGGTCTCGGCGGAGCTGACCTTCCTCAGCGACCGACGCAAGGTGCTGCTGGCCGCCGAGGCCATCGGCGGGGTCAACCTGTTGATCAACGCCGCCGGAATCAACCACTTCGCCATGCTCGAACAGCTCGACGATGCCGAGATCAACGCCATGCTGGCGGTCAACATCGGCGCGCCGATGTGCCTGACCCGCCTGCTGCTGCCCCTGCTGCAACAGGCTCCCAGCGCCATGGTGGTCAACGTCGGCTCCACCTACGGCTCCATCGGCTACCCCGGCTACGCCGCCTACTGCGCCAGCAAGTTCGCCCTGCGCGGTTTTTCCGAGGCCCTGCGCCGGGAGCTGGCGGACACCCGGGTCAACGTGCTCTATGTGGCGCCGCGCGCCACCCGCACCAGCATGAACAGCCCCGCGGCCCAGGCCTTGAACGATGCCTTGAAAAGCAATGTCGACGATCCGCAGACAGTGGCCAATGCGGTGCTGCACGCCATCGCCGGCGACCACCGCGAGTTGTACCTGGGCTGGCCGGAACGTTTCTTTGTCCGCCTCAACAGCCTGCTGCCGAATCTGGTGGATCGCGGCCTGCGCAAACACCTGCCGCTGATCCGGCGGCTGAGCATCCGTTCCGAACGGGAGCACGAGGAACCATGA
- a CDS encoding TenA family transcriptional regulator, with translation MSFFDQLQAATAQEREQLFNLPIIREALAGQVSLEGYRAFLVQAYYHVRHTVPLMMACGARLPERLEWLRGAVCEYIEDEYGHEQWVLNDIVACGGERLAVRDGQPCLAIELMVSFLYDLIARGNPVGLFGMVNVLEGTSIALATLAAGSIRETLQLPQSAFSYLASHGALDIEHMQTYRRLMDRLDDPSDQAAVIHASKVVYHLYSEMFRGLPRVGESAHASA, from the coding sequence ATGAGTTTTTTTGACCAACTGCAAGCGGCCACCGCCCAGGAGCGGGAGCAACTGTTCAACCTGCCGATCATTCGTGAAGCCCTGGCGGGCCAGGTCAGCCTTGAGGGCTACCGGGCCTTCCTGGTCCAGGCCTACTACCACGTGCGCCACACCGTGCCGCTGATGATGGCTTGCGGCGCCCGCCTGCCCGAGCGCCTGGAATGGCTGCGCGGCGCGGTGTGCGAGTACATCGAGGACGAGTACGGCCACGAACAATGGGTGCTCAACGACATCGTCGCCTGCGGCGGCGAGCGCCTGGCGGTGCGCGACGGTCAGCCCTGCCTGGCCATCGAACTGATGGTGAGCTTTCTCTACGACCTGATCGCCCGCGGCAACCCGGTGGGCCTGTTCGGCATGGTCAACGTGCTGGAAGGCACCAGCATCGCCCTGGCCACCCTGGCCGCCGGCAGCATACGGGAGACGCTGCAACTGCCGCAGAGCGCGTTCAGCTACCTGGCGTCCCACGGCGCCCTGGACATCGAACACATGCAGACCTACCGGCGCCTGATGGATCGTCTCGACGATCCTTCCGACCAGGCCGCAGTGATCCATGCCTCGAAGGTGGTCTACCACCTGTACAGCGAGATGTTCCGTGGTCTGCCACGTGTCGGGGAGAGCGCCCATGCGTCTGCCTGA
- a CDS encoding AMP-binding protein has product MSLEVQRFKEALRQHAEQKTVHIALWGDRLRLDYATLYAEVIYRQQRLRDEQVQVVALALDNGPELLLWDLAALFEGLACLTLPPFFTDAQRLHCLEHSRAELLVAEDGQDAALQAAGYQRQGEFWRRRFDGPSIMPPGTAKLTFTSGTTGTPKGVCLGADSLLRVARELEQASHSSNPRHHLALLPLGILLENLGCYAALYAGATLSLPSQKTLGIQGASGVDAPTLLGCLAQRQAESLILVPQLLLLLVAAAEQRQFNPAHLRFAAVGGAKVSLELLQRAQRLGLPVYEGYGLSECASVVCLNRPGAHRPGSVGQPLPHVRVHLAADGEVLIEGSVLLGYLGQTATTDGWWHSGDIGEFDSDGYLYLKGRKKHQFVTSYGRNVNPEWVEAELTQRSHIAQAFVYGEAQPRNHALLWPHRADCSDSQLAAAVAQANEALPDYAQVHHWTRLQQPFTPANGLLTANGRPRREAIVEHYRDLLCPTVHSEESSS; this is encoded by the coding sequence ATGTCGCTTGAAGTGCAGCGTTTCAAGGAAGCGCTTCGCCAACACGCCGAACAAAAGACCGTGCATATCGCGCTGTGGGGCGACCGCCTGCGCCTGGACTACGCCACCCTCTACGCCGAGGTGATCTACCGCCAGCAACGCCTGCGCGATGAACAGGTGCAGGTCGTGGCGCTGGCCCTGGACAACGGCCCGGAACTGCTGCTGTGGGATCTGGCCGCGCTGTTCGAGGGCCTGGCCTGCCTGACCCTGCCACCGTTCTTCACCGACGCCCAGCGCCTGCATTGCCTGGAACACAGCCGCGCCGAACTGCTGGTGGCCGAAGACGGCCAGGACGCGGCGCTGCAAGCCGCCGGCTACCAGCGCCAGGGCGAGTTCTGGCGCCGGCGCTTCGACGGGCCGTCGATCATGCCCCCGGGCACCGCGAAACTGACCTTCACCTCCGGCACCACCGGCACCCCCAAGGGCGTATGCCTGGGCGCCGACAGCCTGCTGCGGGTGGCCCGGGAGCTGGAGCAGGCCAGTCATTCCAGCAATCCGCGCCATCACCTGGCGCTGCTGCCGCTGGGGATTCTTCTGGAAAACCTGGGCTGCTACGCCGCGCTCTACGCCGGGGCCACCCTCAGCCTGCCCAGCCAGAAGACCCTGGGCATCCAGGGCGCCAGCGGCGTCGACGCGCCGACCCTGCTCGGCTGCCTGGCCCAGCGCCAGGCCGAGAGCCTGATCCTGGTGCCACAGTTGCTGCTGTTGCTGGTGGCCGCCGCCGAGCAGCGCCAGTTCAACCCCGCCCACCTGCGTTTCGCCGCGGTCGGCGGGGCCAAGGTGTCCCTGGAGCTGCTGCAACGGGCCCAACGCCTGGGCCTGCCGGTCTACGAAGGCTACGGGCTGTCGGAATGCGCCTCGGTGGTGTGCCTCAATCGTCCCGGGGCACATCGTCCGGGCAGCGTCGGCCAGCCCTTGCCCCATGTCCGGGTGCATCTGGCGGCCGATGGCGAGGTACTGATCGAGGGCTCGGTGCTGCTGGGCTACCTGGGGCAGACCGCGACGACCGATGGCTGGTGGCACAGCGGTGATATCGGCGAGTTCGACAGCGACGGCTACCTCTACCTCAAGGGCCGCAAGAAGCATCAGTTCGTCACCAGCTACGGGCGCAACGTCAACCCCGAATGGGTCGAGGCCGAACTGACCCAGCGCAGCCACATTGCCCAGGCCTTCGTCTACGGCGAGGCCCAGCCCCGCAACCACGCCCTGCTCTGGCCCCACCGCGCGGACTGCAGCGACAGCCAGCTGGCCGCCGCCGTGGCCCAGGCCAACGAGGCCTTGCCCGACTACGCCCAGGTCCATCACTGGACCCGCCTGCAACAGCCCTTCACCCCGGCCAACGGCCTGCTGACCGCCAACGGCCGGCCTCGTCGCGAGGCCATCGTCGAACACTATCGCGACCTGCTCTGCCCGACTGTTCACTCCGAGGAATCATCGTCATGA
- a CDS encoding thermostable hemolysin yields the protein MPGFDWNIHLPLHFGRDCAPPLTLDRSLPGDGQRALFETYVSQRFRQVHGADIRQFMPELFGLSDLQGALCAVAGVRLAKAGPLFLERYLDEPIEDLINLAAQRPVERQGVVEVGNLAASDTGSARLSIIAITWLLAMGDLEWVAFTGNVGLVNSFHRLGLRPLTLCAADPERLGEDRHHWGSYYQSQPAVHVGSIRAGFIHLRNMGMFNRLGLPLSFEESSHVA from the coding sequence ATGCCTGGCTTCGACTGGAACATCCATCTGCCGCTGCATTTCGGGCGCGACTGCGCCCCACCCCTGACCCTGGACCGCAGCCTGCCCGGGGACGGGCAGCGAGCACTTTTCGAAACCTACGTCAGCCAGCGCTTTCGCCAGGTTCACGGCGCCGATATCCGTCAATTCATGCCCGAGCTGTTCGGCCTCAGCGATCTCCAGGGCGCGCTGTGCGCCGTGGCCGGGGTGCGCCTGGCCAAGGCTGGCCCGCTGTTTCTGGAACGCTACCTGGACGAGCCCATCGAGGACCTGATCAACCTCGCCGCACAACGCCCGGTGGAACGCCAGGGCGTGGTGGAAGTGGGCAACCTGGCGGCCAGCGACACCGGCAGCGCGCGGCTGTCGATCATCGCCATCACCTGGCTGCTGGCCATGGGTGACCTGGAATGGGTGGCGTTCACCGGCAACGTCGGCCTGGTCAACAGTTTCCATCGCCTGGGCCTGCGCCCCCTGACCCTGTGCGCGGCCGACCCCGAGCGCCTGGGTGAAGACCGTCATCACTGGGGCAGCTATTACCAGAGCCAGCCAGCCGTGCATGTGGGCAGTATCCGCGCGGGGTTCATCCATTTGCGCAACATGGGGATGTTCAACCGCCTGGGCCTGCCGCTGTCGTTCGAGGAGAGCAGTCATGTCGCTTGA
- a CDS encoding cytochrome b, whose amino-acid sequence MTAETAPLRYARLSILMHWLMLALFVGVYACIELKGLMPRGSTARGLFLGLHSLFGISIFALVWIRLLARLQPRPAISPAPAAWQTGLSHLMHLILYGLMIATPLLAWLMLSAAGKPVPYFEFFLPAAPVPVDPDQARFFKHWHEQLGNAGYWLIGLHAAAGLFHHYWVGDNTLKRMLPGR is encoded by the coding sequence ATGACTGCTGAAACCGCACCGCTGCGTTACGCGCGACTGTCGATCCTGATGCACTGGCTGATGCTGGCGCTGTTCGTCGGCGTCTACGCCTGTATCGAACTCAAGGGCCTGATGCCCCGGGGCAGCACGGCCCGGGGCCTGTTTTTAGGACTGCACAGCCTGTTCGGCATCAGCATCTTTGCCCTGGTGTGGATTCGCCTGCTGGCGCGCCTGCAACCACGGCCGGCGATTTCCCCGGCGCCGGCGGCCTGGCAGACCGGGCTGTCGCACCTGATGCACCTGATTTTGTATGGCCTGATGATCGCCACGCCGCTGCTGGCCTGGCTGATGCTCTCGGCGGCGGGCAAGCCGGTGCCTTACTTCGAGTTCTTCCTGCCGGCTGCGCCGGTGCCCGTGGACCCGGACCAGGCGCGTTTCTTCAAGCACTGGCACGAACAACTGGGCAACGCCGGCTACTGGCTGATCGGCCTGCACGCCGCGGCCGGGCTGTTCCACCACTACTGGGTGGGCGACAACACCCTCAAGCGCATGCTGCCGGGCCGCTAG
- a CDS encoding DNA alkylation repair protein yields the protein MSSTQENAPALKEIFNQQRLEHIADAMFAVHPAFDRQRFLQLAGHNLAELSLMQRLARVSDSLHQVLELDYPTSLALLRALAPRLNSRFVCIFLPHYVASHGLHDFELSMAALKYFTGFGSSEFAVRHFLRQDCARTLAQMQEWAGDPDEHVRRLASEGSRPRLPWSFRLEQLQADPQLAAPILERLRSDPSLYVRKSVANHLNDITKDHPQWVMQRLEGWPLDNPHSAWIARHALRSLIKQGERRALAIIGAGARAEVDVRRFQVTPGQLRLGERLNLSLTLASTSPRDQRLVVDYAIDYVKASGATASKVFKLKTFTLPALTQVDLGRSQPIRELTTRRHYPGRHGVQLLVNGEPVASAHFELSIP from the coding sequence ATGAGCTCCACCCAAGAGAACGCCCCGGCCCTCAAGGAAATCTTCAACCAGCAACGCCTGGAGCACATCGCCGACGCCATGTTCGCGGTGCACCCGGCCTTCGACCGCCAGCGCTTCCTGCAACTGGCCGGCCACAACCTCGCCGAGCTGTCGTTGATGCAGCGCCTGGCCCGGGTCAGCGACAGCCTGCATCAGGTGCTGGAGCTGGACTACCCCACCAGCCTGGCATTGCTGCGGGCCCTGGCGCCGCGCCTGAACAGCCGCTTCGTGTGCATCTTCCTGCCGCATTACGTGGCCAGCCATGGCCTGCATGACTTCGAGTTGTCGATGGCGGCATTGAAGTACTTCACCGGCTTCGGCTCCTCGGAATTCGCCGTGCGGCATTTCCTGCGCCAGGATTGCGCCCGCACCCTGGCCCAGATGCAGGAATGGGCCGGCGACCCGGATGAACACGTGCGCCGCCTGGCCAGCGAGGGCAGTCGCCCGCGGCTGCCCTGGTCGTTTCGCCTGGAACAGCTGCAGGCCGACCCGCAGCTGGCGGCGCCGATTCTCGAACGCCTGAGGAGCGACCCCAGCCTGTACGTGCGCAAGTCGGTGGCCAACCACCTCAACGACATCACCAAGGACCATCCGCAGTGGGTCATGCAGCGCCTGGAAGGCTGGCCCCTGGATAATCCCCACAGCGCCTGGATCGCCCGCCATGCCCTGCGCAGCCTGATCAAGCAGGGCGAGCGCCGGGCCCTGGCGATCATCGGCGCCGGGGCCCGGGCCGAGGTCGACGTCAGGCGCTTTCAGGTCACTCCCGGGCAGTTGCGCCTGGGCGAACGCCTCAATCTGTCCCTGACCCTGGCTTCCACCAGCCCCCGCGACCAGCGCCTGGTGGTGGATTACGCCATCGACTACGTCAAGGCCTCCGGCGCCACGGCGAGCAAGGTGTTCAAGCTCAAGACCTTCACCCTGCCCGCCCTGACCCAGGTGGACCTGGGCCGCAGCCAGCCGATCCGTGAGCTGACCACCCGGCGCCATTATCCGGGGCGCCATGGCGTGCAGTTGCTGGTCAACGGCGAACCCGTGGCCAGCGCGCATTTCGAGCTGTCGATCCCCTGA
- a CDS encoding monovalent cation:proton antiporter-2 (CPA2) family protein, whose translation MPHEGNLLQAAVVFLCAAVLIVPLAKRLQLGAVLGYLLAGVLIGPSVLGLVGNPQSVSHISELGVVLLLFIIGLELSPKRLWVMRKAVFGVGLAQVLLTGTVIGVVALFLFGQSLNSAIVLGLGLALSSTALGLQSLAERKELNSPHGRMAFAILLFQDIAAIPLIAMVPVLAGNDHHTSSAEDLRHGLQVLGSIAVVVVGGRYLLRPVFRIVARTRLPEVSTATALLVVIGTAWLMDLVGVSMALGAFLAGLLLADSEYRHELEAQIEPFKGLLLGLFFISVGMGANIGLLLSAPIAVLGLTLLLIGLKLPLLYVVGRLAGELNRESALRLGVVLAAGGEFAFVVFKIGRDQGLFEARLHDLLVLTITLSMALTPLLLLACSRWLKPKAKPLEMPAEYRQIDADSPRVVIAGMGRMGQIVARILRAQKIPFVALDTSVDTIELIRSFGGMPVFYGDPMRPEILSAAKVGTAEYFVIATDDPETNIKTAEQVRKLYPHLKIIARARNRQHVHRLVDLEAQAVRETYYSSLEMSRRTLVGLGLSQAQADSRIQRFTQHDEQLLAAQHAVYDDAAKVLQSAQEARAELARLFEADEQEEQLESPLPPMR comes from the coding sequence ATGCCCCATGAAGGCAACCTGCTACAAGCCGCCGTCGTGTTCCTCTGCGCCGCCGTGCTCATCGTGCCCCTGGCCAAGCGCCTGCAACTGGGGGCCGTGCTCGGCTACCTGCTGGCCGGGGTGCTGATCGGCCCGTCGGTGCTGGGGCTGGTGGGCAACCCGCAAAGCGTCAGTCACATCTCCGAGCTGGGGGTGGTGCTGTTGCTGTTCATCATCGGCCTGGAGCTGTCGCCCAAGCGCCTGTGGGTGATGCGCAAGGCGGTGTTCGGCGTCGGCCTGGCCCAGGTGCTGTTGACCGGCACGGTGATCGGCGTGGTGGCCCTGTTTCTGTTCGGTCAATCGCTGAACAGCGCCATCGTGCTGGGCCTGGGGCTGGCCCTGTCATCCACCGCCCTGGGTCTGCAGAGCCTGGCCGAGCGCAAGGAGCTGAACAGCCCCCACGGGCGCATGGCCTTCGCCATCCTGCTGTTCCAGGACATCGCCGCCATTCCGCTGATCGCCATGGTCCCGGTGCTGGCCGGCAACGACCACCACACCAGCAGCGCCGAGGACCTGCGCCACGGCCTGCAAGTGCTGGGCAGCATCGCCGTGGTGGTGGTGGGCGGACGTTACCTGCTGCGTCCGGTGTTTCGCATCGTGGCGCGCACCCGCTTGCCGGAAGTGTCCACCGCCACCGCCCTGCTGGTGGTGATCGGCACCGCCTGGCTGATGGATCTGGTGGGCGTGTCCATGGCCCTCGGCGCCTTCCTCGCCGGCCTGCTGCTGGCCGACTCCGAGTACCGCCACGAGCTGGAAGCGCAGATCGAACCCTTCAAGGGCCTGCTGCTGGGGCTGTTCTTCATCAGCGTCGGCATGGGCGCCAATATCGGCCTGCTGCTCAGCGCGCCCATCGCGGTGCTGGGCCTGACCCTGCTGCTGATCGGCCTCAAGCTGCCGCTGCTGTACGTGGTCGGCCGGCTGGCCGGCGAGCTCAATCGCGAGAGCGCGCTGCGCCTGGGCGTGGTGCTGGCGGCCGGCGGTGAATTCGCCTTCGTGGTGTTCAAGATCGGCCGCGACCAGGGCCTGTTCGAGGCCCGCCTGCACGACCTGCTGGTGCTCACCATCACCCTGTCCATGGCCCTCACGCCCCTGCTGTTGCTGGCCTGTTCGCGCTGGCTCAAGCCCAAGGCCAAGCCGCTGGAAATGCCCGCCGAGTACCGTCAGATCGATGCCGACAGCCCGCGGGTGGTGATCGCCGGCATGGGCCGCATGGGGCAGATCGTGGCGCGTATCCTGCGGGCGCAGAAAATCCCCTTCGTCGCCCTGGACACCTCGGTGGACACCATCGAACTGATCCGCAGTTTTGGCGGCATGCCGGTGTTCTACGGCGACCCCATGCGCCCGGAAATCCTCAGTGCGGCCAAGGTCGGCACCGCGGAGTACTTCGTGATTGCCACCGACGACCCGGAGACCAACATCAAGACCGCCGAGCAGGTGCGCAAGCTCTACCCGCACCTGAAGATCATCGCCCGGGCGCGCAACCGCCAGCACGTGCACCGGCTGGTGGACCTGGAGGCCCAGGCCGTGCGGGAAACCTACTACTCGAGCCTGGAAATGAGCCGTCGCACCCTGGTCGGCCTGGGGCTGAGCCAGGCCCAGGCCGACTCGCGAATCCAGCGCTTCACCCAGCACGACGAACAGCTGCTGGCGGCCCAGCACGCGGTCTACGACGACGCCGCCAAGGTCCTGCAAAGCGCCCAGGAAGCCCGCGCCGAACTGGCCCGGCTGTTCGAGGCCGACGAGCAGGAAGAACAGCTCGAAAGCCCGCTGCCGCCGATGCGCTGA
- a CDS encoding LysR family transcriptional regulator, whose translation MEYELQDIRSFVKIAELGSFHEAADALHLSQPALSRRMKKLEEGLGTALLDRTTRKVSLTSVGRDFLPKARRLLDDFDDSILNIRELAERQIGQVTLACIPTAAFYFLPSVIRLYNQRYPKIRIRLLDLSANEGLEAVLRGEADFGINMMSGQHPDIEFVPLVNEPFVLACRRDHELAERSSVTWSELSDYRLIGVGRLSGNRMLLDHALSGLSWRPQWFYEVQHLSTSLGMVEAGLGVSAMPSLAMPAADHPTLVSVPLTEPVVNRTLGLVYRRGASLSPAAEKFVAILLEQWPH comes from the coding sequence ATGGAATATGAGCTTCAGGACATCAGATCTTTCGTGAAAATCGCCGAACTGGGGAGTTTCCACGAAGCAGCCGACGCCTTGCACCTGTCCCAACCGGCCCTGAGCCGGCGCATGAAAAAGCTCGAAGAGGGGCTGGGCACCGCCCTCCTCGATCGCACCACACGCAAGGTCAGCCTGACCAGCGTCGGCCGCGACTTCCTGCCCAAGGCCCGCCGCCTGCTGGACGACTTCGACGATTCGATCCTCAACATCCGTGAGCTGGCGGAACGGCAGATCGGTCAGGTGACCCTGGCCTGCATCCCCACGGCGGCGTTCTACTTCCTGCCGTCGGTGATCCGCCTGTACAACCAGCGCTACCCGAAAATCCGCATCCGTCTGCTCGACCTCAGTGCCAACGAGGGCCTTGAAGCGGTGCTGCGCGGCGAAGCGGACTTCGGCATCAACATGATGAGCGGCCAGCACCCGGACATCGAGTTCGTGCCACTGGTCAACGAGCCCTTTGTCCTGGCCTGCCGGCGCGACCACGAACTGGCCGAGCGCAGCTCGGTGACCTGGTCGGAACTGAGCGACTACCGCTTGATCGGCGTCGGCCGCCTGAGCGGCAACCGCATGCTGTTGGACCACGCCCTGTCCGGCTTGAGCTGGCGGCCCCAGTGGTTCTACGAGGTGCAGCACCTGTCCACTTCACTGGGCATGGTGGAAGCCGGGCTCGGGGTGTCGGCCATGCCCAGCCTGGCCATGCCCGCCGCCGATCACCCGACCCTGGTCAGCGTTCCGCTGACCGAGCCGGTGGTCAACCGCACCCTGGGCCTGGTGTACCGCCGCGGCGCATCGCTGTCGCCGGCGGCGGAAAAATTTGTGGCGATCCTATTGGAGCAGTGGCCACATTGA
- a CDS encoding 4-oxalomesaconate tautomerase, producing MQRIPCVLMRGGTSKGPFFLAWDLPVAVSERDELLLNLMGSGHELEIDGIGGGSPQTSKVAIVSPSLHPEADVDYLFVQVMVSQRRVDTAPNCGNMLCAVGPFAIEQGLVKATGAQTQVRIRNLNTGTLVHAQVQTPDGKVSYEGDTTIDGVPGSAAPVALTFLDAAGSKTGQLFPTGQPQDLIDGIAVTCIDMAMPMVLVQAACLGKRGDESPAELDADTDFLQRLESLRLKAGLAMGLGDVSDKVIPKPVLVSPARAGGTLAVRYFMPHNCHRALAITGSIGLATACVTAGSVVAEMLGGISEPRLHQVRIEHPSGAIDVVLSYSGTSPETIRASVVRTARRLFSGYVYAPAAQRLAG from the coding sequence ATGCAACGAATTCCTTGTGTGTTGATGCGCGGCGGCACCTCCAAAGGGCCGTTTTTTCTGGCCTGGGATCTGCCGGTGGCCGTGTCCGAGCGTGATGAGCTGTTGCTCAACCTGATGGGCTCCGGCCATGAGCTGGAAATCGACGGCATCGGCGGTGGCAGCCCGCAAACCAGCAAGGTGGCGATCGTCAGTCCGTCGCTGCACCCGGAGGCGGATGTCGATTACCTGTTCGTCCAGGTCATGGTGTCCCAGCGGCGGGTCGATACCGCGCCCAACTGCGGCAACATGCTGTGCGCTGTCGGGCCTTTCGCGATCGAGCAGGGGCTGGTCAAGGCCACGGGGGCTCAGACCCAGGTGCGGATCCGCAACCTCAACACCGGCACCCTGGTCCATGCCCAGGTCCAGACCCCCGATGGCAAGGTCAGCTACGAAGGCGACACCACCATCGACGGCGTGCCGGGCAGCGCGGCGCCGGTGGCCCTGACCTTTCTCGATGCCGCCGGGAGCAAGACCGGCCAGTTGTTCCCCACCGGCCAGCCTCAGGACCTGATCGACGGCATTGCCGTGACCTGCATCGACATGGCCATGCCCATGGTGCTGGTGCAGGCGGCCTGCCTGGGCAAGCGCGGCGATGAAAGCCCCGCCGAACTGGACGCCGATACGGACTTTCTCCAGCGCCTGGAGAGCCTGCGGCTCAAGGCCGGCCTGGCCATGGGCCTGGGGGATGTCAGCGACAAGGTGATTCCCAAGCCGGTGCTGGTGTCCCCGGCCCGGGCGGGGGGCACCCTGGCGGTGCGCTATTTCATGCCCCACAACTGCCATCGGGCCCTGGCCATCACCGGCTCCATCGGCCTGGCTACCGCCTGTGTCACCGCCGGCAGCGTGGTGGCCGAGATGCTCGGCGGGATCAGTGAACCGCGTCTGCATCAGGTTCGAATCGAACACCCCAGCGGGGCGATAGATGTCGTATTGTCCTACAGCGGAACCAGCCCCGAGACCATCCGCGCCTCGGTGGTCCGCACCGCTCGCCGGTTGTTTTCCGGGTATGTCTACGCGCCTGCTGCACAACGTCTAGCCGGTTAG
- the dctA gene encoding C4-dicarboxylate transporter DctA, with amino-acid sequence MGDAMKVVKSLYFQILCAVCLGVLVGHFWAQQAIALKPLGDAFIKLIKMMIAPVVFCTIVTGIAGMSDKRSLGRLLSKTMLLFLGLTLISLFIGLAAVYLFQPGAGMNIDPTRLNTQGLSQYTESAAKLGVVEFFMHIIPETFIGAFNKGEVLPVLFIAVLCGFALSSLGERGKPVLEVLESASQMVFKIFSYLMRFAPVGAFGALAFTVGQYGITSLGALAKLIMTLYVACGFFVCVVLGGICRANGFSLWKLLRYLREEFLVVLGTSSTEPVMPRMLEKLQALGCRKSVVGLVLPTGYSFNLDGTAIYLSLAAIFIAQACNIDLSAGQVVTMLAIMLLSSKGAAGVTGSGFVALASTLTVIHDIPLAGLALLIGIDRFMSEARALTSLASNAVATVVIAISEQACDRQVLLRTLDGQPLAAQAAAADDTPASALANKLG; translated from the coding sequence ATGGGTGATGCCATGAAAGTTGTTAAATCGCTCTACTTCCAGATCCTCTGCGCGGTGTGCCTCGGGGTACTGGTGGGGCACTTCTGGGCCCAGCAAGCCATTGCCTTGAAGCCGCTGGGCGACGCCTTCATCAAGCTGATCAAAATGATGATCGCTCCCGTGGTGTTCTGCACCATCGTCACCGGCATCGCCGGCATGAGCGACAAGCGTTCCCTGGGGCGGCTGCTGAGCAAGACCATGCTGCTGTTCCTGGGCCTGACGCTGATCAGCCTGTTCATCGGCCTGGCGGCGGTCTACCTGTTCCAGCCCGGCGCGGGGATGAACATCGACCCCACCCGGCTGAACACCCAGGGCCTGTCCCAGTACACCGAGTCGGCGGCCAAGCTGGGGGTGGTGGAATTCTTCATGCACATCATCCCCGAGACCTTCATCGGCGCCTTCAACAAGGGCGAGGTCCTGCCGGTGCTGTTTATCGCGGTGCTGTGCGGGTTTGCCCTGTCGTCCCTGGGCGAGCGTGGCAAGCCGGTGCTGGAGGTACTGGAGTCGGCCTCGCAGATGGTGTTCAAGATTTTTTCCTACCTGATGCGTTTTGCCCCCGTCGGCGCCTTCGGGGCCCTGGCCTTTACCGTGGGCCAGTACGGCATCACCTCCCTGGGCGCCCTGGCCAAACTGATCATGACCCTGTATGTCGCCTGCGGCTTCTTTGTCTGCGTGGTCCTGGGGGGCATTTGCCGGGCCAACGGCTTCAGCCTGTGGAAGCTGCTGCGCTACCTGCGCGAAGAGTTCCTGGTGGTGCTTGGCACCTCGTCCACGGAGCCGGTGATGCCGCGCATGCTGGAAAAACTCCAGGCCCTGGGCTGCCGCAAGAGCGTGGTGGGGCTGGTGCTGCCCACCGGCTATTCGTTCAACCTCGACGGCACGGCGATCTACCTGTCCCTGGCGGCGATCTTCATTGCCCAGGCGTGCAACATCGACCTGAGCGCCGGGCAGGTGGTCACCATGCTGGCGATCATGCTGCTGTCGTCCAAGGGCGCCGCCGGAGTGACCGGCAGCGGTTTCGTGGCCCTGGCCTCGACCCTGACGGTGATTCATGACATCCCCCTGGCCGGCCTGGCGTTGCTGATCGGCATCGATCGCTTCATGTCCGAGGCCCGGGCCCTGACCAGCCTGGCCAGCAACGCCGTGGCAACCGTGGTGATCGCCATTTCGGAGCAGGCCTGCGACCGCCAGGTGCTGTTGCGCACGCTCGATGGCCAGCCCCTTGCGGCCCAGGCCGCTGCTGCCGACGACACCCCGGCGAGCGCGCTGGCGAACAAGCTCGGCTAG